A window from Micromonospora profundi encodes these proteins:
- a CDS encoding S9 family peptidase, with the protein MTSSVHAYGGGTYAPSSDEVWCAGANGLYRVTEGHVRLMVEDSSSFGDLTIGNGELLAVRETDDGDALVAVSFVGAPVMRVLAETSGFFGAPRPRPGMLAWLRWSERDMPWDASELWVAPYGADGLLGDPVKLAGGPTESVVEPRWGPDAALYFASDRSGWWNLYRWDGESVEPVAPVAAECAAEPWELGYVSYDFLTDGRIVMVVQEGPRHHLAVVDRAGAVTPVKLPYTSIKPYLAVGGASVALVGSSPEVAPQVALVHLGDEPRVEVLARAEHPGLDELAVSTPVELRIPVEGSREVVALVYPPTGAAPDWCAPVIVRAHPGPTASSLVRLDWQAQFFTSRGFAVVDVDYTGSTGYGRAFRQALYGRWGIDDVVDCRAVAEHLLTESRAVPGAVFIRGASAGGYTALHGMTQDGPFAAATAVSAIVDPERWAETVPRFQRAHAARLRGGAGRVRAEDIRRPVLMIHGTADDVATADDVRELADELQDRGVPHELMLLDGVGHYVATSAHAARALEAELAHYRSAMPQWRPADGYTTADGSRCRTYSPSSCTSGSPR; encoded by the coding sequence GTGACCAGCAGTGTGCACGCCTACGGCGGTGGTACGTACGCCCCGAGCAGCGACGAGGTGTGGTGCGCCGGCGCGAACGGCCTCTACCGGGTAACCGAAGGCCACGTCCGCCTGATGGTGGAGGACTCGTCGTCGTTCGGTGACCTGACGATCGGCAACGGCGAGCTGCTCGCTGTACGGGAGACCGACGACGGTGACGCCCTGGTGGCGGTTTCGTTCGTCGGCGCCCCGGTGATGCGGGTGCTTGCGGAGACTTCGGGCTTCTTCGGGGCTCCGCGACCCCGGCCGGGAATGCTGGCCTGGTTGCGGTGGAGTGAGCGGGACATGCCGTGGGACGCGAGCGAGCTGTGGGTGGCACCCTACGGTGCCGACGGGTTGCTCGGCGATCCGGTGAAGCTCGCAGGCGGGCCGACGGAGTCCGTGGTGGAGCCGCGGTGGGGGCCGGACGCCGCCCTGTACTTCGCGTCGGATCGCAGCGGCTGGTGGAACCTCTATCGCTGGGATGGAGAATCGGTCGAGCCGGTGGCTCCGGTGGCGGCCGAGTGCGCGGCCGAGCCGTGGGAGCTGGGCTACGTCTCTTACGACTTCCTGACTGATGGCCGAATTGTGATGGTGGTGCAGGAAGGGCCCCGCCACCACCTGGCCGTCGTTGATCGAGCGGGAGCGGTCACGCCGGTGAAGCTGCCCTACACGTCGATCAAGCCGTACCTCGCGGTCGGCGGCGCGTCGGTGGCCTTGGTGGGATCGTCACCGGAGGTGGCCCCGCAGGTGGCGCTGGTGCACCTGGGCGACGAGCCGCGTGTCGAGGTGTTGGCTCGGGCCGAGCATCCGGGGCTTGACGAGCTAGCGGTGTCGACGCCGGTGGAGCTGCGCATCCCGGTTGAAGGCAGCCGGGAGGTGGTGGCGCTGGTATATCCGCCAACCGGGGCGGCCCCGGACTGGTGTGCGCCCGTCATCGTACGGGCGCACCCGGGTCCGACGGCTTCCAGCCTGGTACGGCTGGACTGGCAGGCGCAGTTCTTCACCAGCCGCGGGTTCGCCGTCGTCGACGTCGACTACACGGGAAGCACCGGGTACGGGCGGGCATTTCGGCAGGCCCTCTACGGCCGTTGGGGCATCGACGACGTGGTGGACTGCCGCGCCGTCGCCGAGCACCTGCTGACCGAGAGCCGGGCGGTCCCGGGGGCGGTGTTCATCCGTGGAGCCAGTGCCGGCGGATATACCGCGTTACATGGGATGACACAGGACGGTCCGTTCGCTGCGGCAACCGCCGTGTCAGCGATCGTCGATCCCGAGCGTTGGGCGGAAACCGTGCCTCGATTCCAGCGCGCACACGCGGCCCGGCTGCGGGGTGGCGCCGGGCGAGTTCGTGCAGAGGACATCCGCCGACCGGTCCTGATGATCCATGGCACCGCCGACGACGTAGCGACCGCCGACGACGTGCGGGAACTCGCCGACGAATTGCAAGATCGGGGCGTGCCGCACGAGCTGATGCTGCTCGACGGTGTTGGGCATTACGTCGCCACCTCGGCTCATGCTGCCCGGGCGTTGGAAGCAGAGCTTGCCCACTACCGCTCGGCGATGCCGCAGTGGCGTCCGGCTGACGGCTATACCACCGCGGACGGTAGCCGGTGCCGCACGTACTCGCCGAGTTCCTGTACTTCCGGCTCGCCTCGGTAG
- a CDS encoding helix-turn-helix domain-containing protein: MGQTPRALEAFASQRHFFGAELRRLREAAQCSQAKLGAMICFSADLVRRVETADRFPSRKFAEACDAALSAGGALRRMWPLIEEERRRTRTIPETASASAAGTSDHTRIGEHAELVRRVPLQPGVLDRAALEWLTAEVGSLTQRSDAPARSGWVSEEDLQAAETSLAMFRELDHTFGAGRVHAQVQHYIEGELNQLLAASPASEAVRVHLQGLAAGFFELCGYQAVDTGAYGLAQRRYLRALRLAQSAGDRVYGGYLLAVNIAHLSLHCNHPEPALRMALAALTGSESHATPAVRAALHAVAARAQARLGREAACAAHLGVAERQLARSRAGEEPPWIRYFTVAYLADELAHCFHDLGQPRLAQRHLGTALAGLRPSHVRRLAIDTALLASSLATAGRIDEACATARTAVDHAAATLSHRCVQRIVDVQVDLDPYRGEPEVQELGEYVRHRLPSAVV; this comes from the coding sequence ATGGGGCAGACGCCGCGGGCATTGGAGGCGTTCGCGTCGCAGCGCCACTTCTTCGGCGCCGAGCTCCGTCGCCTGCGCGAAGCGGCGCAGTGCTCGCAGGCGAAGCTCGGGGCGATGATCTGCTTCAGCGCGGACCTGGTGCGCCGGGTGGAAACAGCGGACCGGTTCCCATCCCGCAAGTTCGCTGAGGCGTGCGACGCGGCACTCTCGGCTGGCGGCGCTCTCAGGCGGATGTGGCCGCTGATCGAGGAAGAGCGTCGCAGGACCCGAACGATTCCAGAAACGGCGAGCGCTTCTGCGGCCGGCACCTCGGACCACACGAGGATTGGCGAACACGCCGAGTTGGTCAGGCGGGTACCTCTTCAGCCCGGCGTCCTCGATCGCGCCGCATTGGAATGGTTGACCGCTGAAGTCGGCTCGCTGACGCAGAGGTCCGACGCTCCGGCCCGTTCGGGATGGGTGTCAGAAGAAGATCTCCAGGCTGCGGAGACCTCGCTGGCGATGTTTCGCGAGCTGGACCACACCTTCGGGGCCGGCCGAGTCCACGCCCAGGTGCAGCACTACATCGAGGGCGAACTCAACCAGCTGCTGGCGGCCTCGCCCGCGAGCGAGGCCGTCCGTGTCCACCTGCAAGGGCTCGCGGCGGGATTCTTTGAGCTGTGCGGGTACCAGGCGGTCGACACCGGCGCCTACGGTCTGGCTCAACGCCGCTATCTACGCGCCCTCCGGCTGGCCCAGTCCGCCGGTGACCGCGTGTACGGCGGATATCTGCTCGCGGTCAACATCGCTCATCTGTCCCTGCATTGCAACCACCCCGAGCCTGCGCTGCGGATGGCGCTCGCGGCGTTGACGGGCAGCGAGAGTCACGCCACCCCGGCCGTGCGGGCCGCGTTGCACGCGGTGGCCGCCCGCGCCCAGGCCCGCCTCGGGCGCGAGGCGGCGTGCGCCGCCCACCTCGGCGTCGCGGAACGGCAGCTTGCGCGTAGCCGGGCGGGCGAGGAGCCGCCGTGGATTCGTTACTTCACTGTCGCCTACCTGGCCGACGAACTCGCCCACTGCTTTCACGATCTCGGCCAGCCCCGGCTGGCGCAACGGCACCTCGGCACAGCCCTCGCCGGGCTTCGTCCGTCGCACGTGCGCCGGCTCGCGATCGACACCGCGCTCCTCGCTTCGTCATTGGCAACGGCCGGGCGGATCGACGAAGCCTGTGCCACAGCGCGCACTGCGGTCGACCACGCCGCCGCGACCCTGTCCCACCGCTGCGTGCAACGCATCGTCGACGTCCAGGTCGACCTCGATCCCTACCGAGGCGAGCCGGAAGTACAGGAACTCGGCGAGTACGTGCGGCACCGGCTACCGTCCGCGGTGGTATAG
- a CDS encoding PIG-L deacetylase family protein translates to MVTPESILLTLMAHPDDAELWAGGTIARQVRHGGTAVIAVPHHDAVRDAEATVGARLLGADLYLMDQLSVSTVANVLREVRPDVLITHPTNDIHPEHRRCAEAVLSALPDVVITTGHPTRVYHCDGYNNLDQHGRPIDLPIIVDVGDQWPTKLDALRSHTSQPILDHFGPMAEALGKLHGRRINAAYAEAFRAVPILGRLPAATGL, encoded by the coding sequence GTGGTGACGCCCGAGTCCATCCTGCTCACCCTCATGGCGCATCCGGACGACGCCGAACTCTGGGCGGGCGGAACCATCGCCCGCCAGGTCCGCCACGGAGGCACGGCCGTCATCGCCGTTCCCCACCACGATGCAGTCCGCGACGCCGAGGCCACAGTCGGCGCACGCCTGCTCGGGGCTGATCTCTACCTCATGGACCAGCTCTCTGTCTCGACCGTCGCCAACGTGCTGAGGGAAGTCCGCCCCGACGTACTGATCACCCACCCGACGAACGACATCCACCCCGAACACCGCCGATGCGCCGAGGCGGTCCTCAGCGCCCTGCCCGACGTCGTCATCACTACCGGGCACCCAACGCGGGTCTACCACTGCGACGGCTACAACAACCTCGACCAGCACGGCCGCCCAATCGACCTGCCGATCATCGTCGACGTCGGTGACCAATGGCCCACCAAGCTCGACGCCCTTCGGTCCCACACATCCCAGCCGATCCTCGATCACTTCGGGCCGATGGCCGAGGCGCTCGGGAAGCTGCACGGCAGGCGAATCAACGCCGCGTACGCGGAGGCGTTCCGCGCAGTGCCAATACTCGGCCGCTTACCAGCGGCCACCGGGCTTTGA
- a CDS encoding 5'-3' exonuclease codes for MGGSVLPSAPEPCPLLLVDGHNLLWGATFGFPAEIRSRDKTRLLTGVFAFFALLRVAIREDLTDQPEVIVVFDGQYGGSDRKEVDPTYKAQRPTDAAALAPIQFLPDVKRGLDQHGIVWTELDHAEADDVIATLVRITPPPREIVIMSRDRDYYQLVTDRVRVLNTKMHPGKRYIGPADVFARHQVTPAQWADFRALTGDPADNIPGIHGIGAKTAATLLADGLILDDLATSGRLDTGRGRLVREQLGLAGKWRDMIRLNHELDVPVIPAGQRSQLLPAPAEIVEGLGLW; via the coding sequence ATGGGCGGCTCTGTCCTGCCATCCGCACCCGAACCCTGTCCGCTCCTGCTCGTCGACGGACACAACCTGCTCTGGGGCGCCACGTTCGGCTTCCCCGCCGAAATCCGCTCCCGTGACAAGACACGTCTACTCACCGGCGTATTCGCGTTCTTCGCCCTGCTCCGCGTCGCCATCCGCGAAGACCTCACCGATCAACCCGAGGTCATCGTCGTGTTCGACGGCCAGTACGGCGGCAGCGACCGCAAAGAAGTCGACCCCACCTACAAGGCCCAACGGCCCACCGATGCGGCCGCACTGGCCCCGATCCAGTTCCTCCCGGACGTCAAGCGCGGCCTCGACCAGCACGGCATCGTCTGGACCGAACTCGACCACGCCGAAGCCGACGATGTCATCGCCACACTCGTCCGCATTACCCCGCCGCCCCGCGAGATTGTGATCATGTCTCGCGACCGCGACTACTACCAGCTCGTCACCGACCGCGTCCGTGTCCTCAACACCAAGATGCACCCCGGCAAGCGTTACATCGGCCCCGCCGACGTCTTCGCCCGCCACCAGGTCACACCCGCCCAATGGGCAGACTTTCGCGCGCTCACCGGCGACCCCGCCGACAACATCCCCGGCATCCATGGCATCGGCGCCAAGACTGCCGCCACCCTCCTCGCCGACGGCCTCATCCTCGACGACCTGGCAACCTCCGGCCGCCTGGACACCGGACGGGGCCGCCTCGTCCGGGAACAGCTCGGCCTGGCCGGCAAATGGCGGGACATGATCCGCCTCAACCACGAGCTGGACGTTCCCGTCATTCCCGCCGGCCAGCGGAGTCAACTCCTGCCCGCACCGGCGGAGATCGTTGAGGGACTGGGCCTGTGGTGA
- a CDS encoding glycosyltransferase family 4 protein, which translates to MTIAFVLASWRPDVPAGMERAVIAHAVGLQQINAESVIVTADPAAPPTYRNVPIERLRSLDVQFPCDDATLRAAIDASATAIGEELERLFRRRQVRAVVYVDALWGLGRIMPTHPGIRTILAAHVIGHDMDLQAALARRPDAIIAPSATVLTEAAVRGYDSSSWSVVPNALLTVPEPRPGSYREHLRASGPVRALARLGPEKGVAELLEPINVLDRPIEVALADAPFEVAVGSQEQVRRRCRALVAETPGVTLLPGLAWHEVPSWLADASVVIVPSRAETFGLVALEAMAVSTPVVAYDVGNLPHLIGDGGVIVSHRSRPDSLWRAAQHLLADPINYAAASRAAYYRSRDYWPALVANQLLKVVS; encoded by the coding sequence ATGACCATCGCGTTCGTTCTCGCCTCCTGGCGGCCCGACGTCCCGGCCGGGATGGAACGTGCGGTCATCGCGCACGCCGTCGGCCTCCAGCAGATCAACGCTGAATCCGTCATCGTGACCGCCGACCCGGCGGCGCCACCGACCTACCGCAACGTACCCATCGAGCGGCTGCGCAGCCTCGACGTACAGTTCCCCTGCGATGACGCCACCCTGCGCGCGGCGATCGACGCATCCGCCACCGCCATCGGCGAGGAGCTCGAGCGGCTGTTCCGGCGACGTCAGGTACGCGCCGTCGTCTACGTCGACGCCCTGTGGGGACTCGGCCGGATCATGCCGACCCACCCCGGCATCCGCACCATCCTCGCCGCACACGTCATCGGCCACGACATGGACCTCCAAGCAGCACTGGCCCGTCGCCCTGATGCCATCATCGCGCCCTCGGCCACGGTGCTGACCGAGGCGGCAGTCCGCGGCTACGACAGCAGCAGTTGGAGCGTGGTGCCGAACGCCTTGCTCACCGTGCCCGAACCCCGACCTGGCAGTTACCGCGAGCATCTCCGGGCCAGCGGTCCCGTTCGGGCCCTTGCCCGGCTCGGACCGGAAAAAGGTGTCGCTGAACTGCTCGAACCGATCAACGTCCTCGACCGGCCCATCGAGGTTGCGCTCGCCGACGCACCATTCGAGGTGGCCGTTGGCAGCCAGGAACAGGTACGCCGCAGGTGCCGCGCCCTGGTCGCAGAGACACCCGGCGTGACCCTGCTGCCCGGCCTCGCCTGGCACGAGGTCCCGTCCTGGCTCGCCGACGCCAGCGTCGTCATCGTCCCGTCCCGGGCCGAAACGTTCGGCCTCGTCGCGTTGGAAGCCATGGCCGTCAGCACTCCGGTCGTTGCCTACGACGTCGGGAACCTGCCCCACCTGATCGGCGACGGTGGCGTCATCGTGTCGCACCGGTCCCGTCCCGACAGCCTGTGGCGCGCCGCCCAGCACCTGCTGGCCGACCCGATAAACTACGCCGCAGCATCACGGGCCGCGTACTACCGCTCGCGGGACTATTGGCCCGCCCTTGTCGCTAACCAACTCTTGAAGGTGGTGAGCTGA
- a CDS encoding phosphoribosyltransferase: protein MNISPAHQPPARPRTFRHQRILRIQLDAYDRAIEVLADTVRQRNWSITATIGIANGGLAPARGISELLHVPSFHVDAKHNPTGATYTEATGTVTYDLAPLTTRPAAGSLGGTVLVVDDICGTGATFATLLPELGVHLGPDVALRTVALCRNAGSVFDPDLWIWTVDDWVWFPWEPTLAAETTVADLPIPSRVRTA from the coding sequence ATGAACATCTCGCCGGCGCACCAACCACCTGCCCGCCCGCGCACGTTCCGCCACCAAAGGATCCTCCGCATCCAGCTTGACGCATACGACCGGGCGATCGAGGTGCTGGCCGACACCGTCCGGCAGCGGAACTGGTCCATCACCGCCACAATCGGCATCGCCAACGGCGGCCTCGCCCCAGCACGGGGCATCAGCGAACTCCTGCATGTCCCGAGCTTCCACGTCGACGCCAAGCACAACCCAACCGGCGCCACCTACACCGAAGCGACCGGCACCGTCACCTACGACCTCGCCCCTCTCACCACCCGACCGGCCGCGGGCAGCCTGGGGGGCACTGTTCTCGTCGTTGATGACATCTGCGGCACGGGTGCCACCTTCGCCACGCTGCTGCCCGAACTCGGCGTGCACCTCGGCCCTGACGTAGCCCTGCGCACCGTGGCGTTGTGCCGCAACGCTGGAAGTGTCTTCGACCCGGATCTGTGGATCTGGACTGTCGACGACTGGGTCTGGTTCCCCTGGGAACCAACACTCGCCGCCGAAACAACGGTCGCGGACCTGCCTATCCCGAGCCGGGTACGGACCGCATGA
- a CDS encoding radical SAM protein: MMRTFAAHGDLIHDPASGMTHRAPTPIGSGRVTLAQATVTGWPPVAPGDLGRSTPDSICWSPIVRCNLHCPQCLDDTSVKEADTTERHRVAHVLADADVLGVDISGGEPLLLRDLPRLLDIVRGGRRSAVSITTNGWHLARRAAELAGHTDAIRVSLDGPDSDRHDAIRGPLSFARAIEGIQTAVALRIPVQIQTVLMRRTAGYLQEMVDLAAGLGACGFSALQMLPIGAGTALPDELLSDDEALTLFTALDVPERLNMRLRNRDVAGNFTVIRADGRVWRNDSTALNIGGLHPLRSATDLALSAREGTP; the protein is encoded by the coding sequence ATGATGCGAACCTTCGCCGCCCACGGCGACCTCATCCACGATCCCGCATCAGGGATGACACACCGCGCTCCCACCCCTATCGGGAGCGGCCGAGTCACCCTCGCCCAGGCAACGGTGACCGGCTGGCCACCCGTTGCGCCCGGTGACCTCGGGCGGTCTACCCCGGACAGCATCTGCTGGTCGCCGATCGTTCGATGCAACCTGCACTGCCCGCAATGCCTCGACGACACCTCAGTGAAAGAGGCGGACACCACCGAACGGCACCGGGTTGCCCACGTCCTCGCCGATGCCGACGTCCTCGGAGTCGATATCTCCGGCGGCGAACCGCTGCTACTGCGAGACCTGCCCAGGCTGCTGGACATCGTTCGAGGCGGGCGCCGCAGCGCCGTCTCCATCACCACCAACGGCTGGCACCTGGCGCGACGCGCCGCCGAGCTGGCCGGGCACACCGACGCCATCCGGGTCAGCCTCGACGGCCCCGACTCGGACCGCCACGACGCCATCCGAGGACCGCTCAGCTTCGCCAGAGCCATCGAAGGCATCCAGACCGCGGTCGCGCTGCGCATCCCCGTACAGATCCAGACCGTGCTCATGCGCCGCACCGCCGGCTACCTGCAAGAGATGGTGGACCTCGCCGCCGGACTCGGGGCCTGCGGGTTCAGCGCCCTGCAGATGCTGCCCATCGGCGCCGGCACCGCTCTGCCCGACGAACTGCTCAGCGACGACGAAGCCCTGACCCTGTTCACCGCACTGGACGTCCCCGAGCGGCTCAACATGCGGCTGCGTAACCGCGACGTCGCCGGCAACTTCACCGTCATCCGCGCCGACGGCCGAGTCTGGCGCAACGACAGCACCGCCCTCAACATCGGCGGCCTGCACCCCCTTCGCAGCGCCACCGACCTCGCCCTCAGCGCTCGGGAAGGCACCCCATGA
- a CDS encoding glycosyltransferase codes for MTRSTFKDEALAVTANDYRHITATFTRRTGLDWHAPTPPQLGAGTRLSVVIPACDTAHSLAPVLDALAEQHTAATVEVIAVDDASTDATTELLAAHPRVDRAVRLHARSGAGAARNVGVHLATGDTIVFLDADMVLRDHVLADVAARARHHTVLVGFRNNIPYLADANGYPVVPPGEPDLDADHRVRWTPPANVSMFYTGQVYPTPFVGRPLQGTRDFIDLGNGRTYYDWDLPRMAVTALVAVPRRVVLDVGGFHPAFGAEGWGAEDTYFGAALIGHGCFVIPLRQARGWHIDPPDPAAAWKAKLAGVAPRIALYRQLCAQPKPTGRAADLAERAGNLLRKAETLR; via the coding sequence ATTACACGATCAACGTTCAAAGACGAGGCACTAGCCGTCACCGCCAACGATTACCGCCACATCACCGCGACGTTCACCCGCCGCACCGGCCTGGACTGGCATGCCCCGACTCCGCCGCAGCTCGGAGCCGGCACCCGACTCAGCGTCGTCATTCCGGCCTGCGACACCGCCCATAGTCTGGCGCCGGTTCTCGACGCGCTCGCTGAGCAGCACACTGCGGCGACCGTCGAGGTGATCGCGGTCGACGACGCGTCCACCGATGCCACCACCGAGCTGCTCGCCGCGCACCCGCGCGTCGACCGGGCCGTCCGCCTTCACGCCCGCTCGGGCGCGGGAGCGGCCCGCAACGTCGGAGTCCACCTCGCCACCGGCGACACGATCGTGTTCCTCGACGCCGACATGGTCCTGCGAGACCACGTTCTGGCCGACGTCGCCGCCCGCGCCCGGCATCACACCGTCCTCGTCGGCTTCCGGAACAACATCCCCTACCTGGCCGACGCCAACGGCTACCCGGTCGTGCCGCCCGGTGAGCCTGACCTCGACGCGGACCATCGAGTGCGGTGGACCCCACCGGCAAATGTGTCGATGTTCTACACCGGCCAGGTCTACCCGACGCCGTTCGTCGGCAGGCCACTACAGGGCACCCGCGATTTCATCGACCTCGGCAACGGTCGCACCTACTACGACTGGGACCTGCCCCGCATGGCTGTGACCGCCCTCGTCGCGGTGCCTCGCCGGGTGGTGCTGGACGTCGGCGGCTTTCACCCCGCTTTCGGTGCCGAGGGCTGGGGCGCCGAAGACACCTACTTCGGTGCGGCCCTCATCGGCCACGGCTGCTTCGTCATCCCGCTGCGGCAAGCCCGAGGTTGGCACATCGATCCACCCGATCCCGCTGCTGCTTGGAAGGCCAAGCTCGCCGGTGTCGCACCCCGAATCGCCCTCTACCGGCAGCTTTGCGCGCAGCCGAAGCCCACTGGCCGCGCTGCGGACCTGGCCGAGCGCGCCGGCAATCTGCTGCGGAAGGCAGAGACCCTGCGATGA
- a CDS encoding IS630 family transposase: protein MGRRPEVFVRQVSMVEGQRLQRITRTAKDPVKLRRAIVVLMSAQGQPAPDIAHLLKASEDYVRDVIHAFNDRGFDALDPKWSGGAPRRIDEQTRDWICVIARCDPRFLGRPFSCWSLTKLRDYLIAAGHVTTISVETVRRILHERGVTWQATKTWKASTDPDFTTKMRRILDLYDHPPADGRVLSVDEFGPLNLQPRPGRAWRPVAHPVRLRATYTRDQGVRHMIAALDLTTGKLHYRIRDRKRWREFLSFLKTLRARWPDDRLYLILDNFSPHKHPEVRAWCTANQIDLVFLPTYASWLNWIEAEFAAVRYFALNGTDHRTHAEQDTAIGAYIRWRNQHAQPKTGYAINSKIRHPDYPFKAA from the coding sequence GTGGGTAGGCGCCCGGAGGTGTTCGTCCGGCAGGTGTCGATGGTCGAGGGTCAACGGTTGCAGCGGATCACTCGGACGGCGAAGGACCCGGTGAAGCTGCGGCGGGCGATCGTGGTGCTGATGTCCGCCCAGGGACAGCCGGCCCCGGACATCGCTCATCTGCTCAAGGCCAGCGAGGACTACGTCCGCGACGTGATCCACGCGTTCAACGATCGGGGGTTCGACGCCCTGGACCCAAAATGGAGCGGGGGCGCACCGAGACGGATCGATGAGCAGACCCGCGACTGGATCTGCGTCATCGCCCGGTGCGACCCCCGTTTCCTCGGCCGACCCTTCTCCTGCTGGTCCCTGACCAAGCTGCGCGACTACCTCATCGCCGCCGGCCACGTCACGACCATCAGCGTCGAGACCGTCCGCCGGATCCTGCACGAACGCGGCGTGACGTGGCAGGCCACCAAGACGTGGAAGGCCAGCACCGACCCCGACTTCACCACGAAGATGCGCCGGATCCTGGACCTCTACGACCACCCACCAGCAGATGGTCGGGTGTTGTCCGTCGACGAGTTCGGGCCGCTGAACCTGCAACCCCGACCCGGACGGGCCTGGCGGCCCGTCGCACACCCGGTGCGACTGCGGGCCACCTACACCCGCGACCAGGGCGTACGACACATGATCGCCGCCCTGGACCTGACCACCGGCAAGCTGCACTACCGCATCCGCGACCGGAAACGATGGCGGGAATTCCTCAGCTTCCTCAAGACACTGCGCGCCCGGTGGCCCGATGACCGGCTCTACCTGATCCTGGACAACTTCTCCCCACACAAGCACCCCGAGGTCCGCGCCTGGTGCACCGCCAACCAGATCGACCTGGTGTTCCTACCGACCTACGCCTCCTGGCTGAACTGGATCGAGGCCGAATTCGCCGCCGTACGCTACTTCGCCCTCAACGGCACCGACCACCGCACCCACGCCGAGCAAGACACCGCCATCGGCGCCTACATCCGCTGGCGCAACCAACACGCCCAACCCAAAACCGGATACGCGATCAACTCCAAGATCCGCCATCCCGATTACCCGTTCAAGGCCGCATGA
- a CDS encoding DUF6884 domain-containing protein, protein MNLPRLRLAHTAHAERAELVIVGCSAEKTPTTTPLPALDLYDGGCVPHLRARLGHRPHQRSRVRFLSAEHGLVTADTHLHTYDRPLDPARAVALRPRVRAQLQADLLTDRTPDDILVIAEPLYLVLLAELLADPHRPRIHWIPDHDAGWPEAAKVLDAWGW, encoded by the coding sequence ATGAACCTCCCACGCCTGCGACTCGCCCATACCGCCCACGCCGAGCGGGCAGAGCTGGTCATCGTCGGCTGCTCGGCGGAGAAGACGCCCACGACCACGCCGCTGCCTGCCCTCGACCTCTACGACGGTGGTTGTGTGCCGCACCTGCGTGCCCGGCTCGGTCACCGGCCGCACCAGCGCAGCCGGGTCCGATTCCTGTCTGCCGAGCACGGCCTCGTCACCGCCGACACCCACCTGCACACCTACGACCGGCCCCTCGACCCGGCCCGCGCCGTCGCGCTGCGCCCGCGCGTCAGGGCTCAGCTGCAAGCCGATCTGCTCACCGACCGCACCCCCGACGACATCCTCGTCATAGCCGAACCGCTCTACCTGGTGCTCCTCGCCGAACTCCTCGCCGATCCCCACCGGCCGCGTATCCACTGGATCCCTGACCACGACGCCGGTTGGCCCGAGGCAGCCAAGGTCCTCGACGCGTGGGGGTGGTGA
- a CDS encoding formylglycine-generating enzyme family protein yields MTITHTGPLVRPRSVRWIPVPAGTCLYGDARKPRPVPDLLVAETPLTAAHCGAGDTDLPITGISHGDAVGLAAEAGGRLPTSVEWEWIAAGPSRRLYPWGDEPWTPDRALLTGAGQSPRAAQPVGRYPSGATPQGVLDLAGNVWEWTASTAMGLGKIIRGGSYASPPLYAHTTFLNAAPVERRSPGISVRPVRTP; encoded by the coding sequence ATGACCATCACGCACACCGGACCGCTCGTACGCCCCCGTAGCGTCCGCTGGATACCCGTCCCTGCTGGTACCTGCCTCTACGGCGACGCCCGCAAACCCCGTCCCGTGCCTGACCTCCTCGTCGCGGAGACGCCACTGACCGCCGCCCATTGCGGTGCCGGCGACACCGACCTGCCGATCACCGGCATCAGCCACGGCGACGCCGTCGGCCTCGCCGCCGAAGCAGGCGGGCGGCTGCCCACATCGGTGGAGTGGGAATGGATCGCCGCCGGACCGAGTCGCCGCCTCTACCCGTGGGGCGACGAACCGTGGACCCCCGACCGCGCCCTACTCACGGGGGCCGGACAGTCCCCACGTGCAGCCCAGCCGGTCGGCCGGTACCCATCAGGCGCCACGCCGCAGGGCGTGCTGGATCTGGCAGGCAACGTCTGGGAATGGACCGCCAGCACCGCGATGGGCCTGGGAAAGATCATCCGAGGCGGCTCGTACGCCTCCCCGCCGCTGTATGCCCACACCACCTTCCTCAACGCTGCTCCCGTCGAACGCCGTAGCCCCGGCATCTCCGTCAGGCCGGTGCGCACCCCATGA